A genome region from Mycobacterium florentinum includes the following:
- a CDS encoding type I polyketide synthase: protein MASVEDLREQTSGFAIVGYAARFPGAADADEFWDVLRDGRDAISEVPQDRWDVDEFFDPEPGAPGKVVTRRAGFVDDVTGFDAPFFGMSTREVRLMDPQHRILLETAWRAVEHSGTAPTALANSNTGVFVGLATHDYLGMASDELTYPEIEAYMAIGTSSAAAAGRISYRLGLQGPAVAVDTACSSSLVAIHQACQALLLGECDLALAGGANVLLTPATMITFSSAHMLAPDGRCKTFDAAADGYVRGEGCGVIVIKRLEDAIRDGDRIRAVIRGSAINQDGASGGLTVPNGVAQQRVIAEALKRANLEPHDVGYLEAHGTGTSLGDPIEAQAAGAVLGAGREAGQPLLMGSVKTNIGHLEAAAGIAGVIKVILSLENELLPRHLHFENPSPHIPWDRLAVQVVKEATAWERNGRPRIAGISSFGFAGTNAHVIVSEAPEQAAQPLTAPVPVEQPGGRRFSVLPLSARTPAALVRLADEYRSWMSAHPEAGLADVCLTAGTGRAHLEHRAALVVNSRESAMELLGALADDRPAPGLFRGESHDTPKTAWLFTGQGSQYPGMARELFDTEPVFAETLSRCAAVVADVLEKPLIELIFDMDSPDSEATLRQTSYAQPALFAVEMGLARLWQSWGFEPDVVLGHSVGQYSAACVAGVLGLEDGARLMAERGRLFGSLPAGGRMVAVFAAADRIENLTNEFPSLSVAAYNGANTVLSGPAGDLEKAVAPLAADGVRCDWLDTSHAFHSALLDPILDEFEWYADQFEFGTPQRILIDNRTGVALGRSVRLDGAYWRRHARQPVQFAKSAHTLAELNCKVLLEIGPRPVLAAAALSAWPDPATAPRAITSLRRNTADHRQITEAVAEAYVLGHLPDFDTFRRPHAHKLDLPTYPFEHRRYWFRDNQEPVGQQPQLSARTQAVRLLEDGRIEELAALLGGARDHRTLKVLTKLAAQHNQERTTQSIADDRYEIRWENATARLSGAGVGEGSSWLLVGEDSPALRPLIGELVARGHQHRFVGLPTSDADTEQLADVLRAADSTLRVVLVAAVDSEDAPSMQSLLRMQHRILGGTRRLFRAAVAADLRTPIWVVTRGAQRVTDADTVAPEQSSLWGFGRAASLEHPQLWGGLADLAQAGADEWAHFIDAIATPSELREDQIALRDQGVYVPRLVRRDGQPIGSPLELRDDATYLVTGGLGSVGLEIAGYLAAHGATQLVLTSRRAPSEAAQQRIDALGEQYGCEVRVVTADVADAHDVARLLAGVQAELPPLAGIVHAAGEIGTTPLSSLDYESHQAEVDRVFAGKVWGAWYLSQAATDLQLDFFITTSSIASVWGGYGQTAYGAANAFLDGLAWRLREQGTAGISVNFGPWSAGMADAESRARLDQRGVRTLSPADALAGLADVVASSSAQGVVARIDWTRFLPLYQQAGRRAFLAELEREVPDAVPAVLPSGKTQLVERLTSAPVQQRKRLLTDYLREAVAEITRVDAAEIREDAGFFDLGMDSLMAVELRRRIEQGVGKEIPATLAMDHPRLSDVADYLLDEVLGLSGQAKSAPQPASAVTTRTDEPIAIIAVSCRFPGAPDPEAFWELLSGGVDAIREVPEDRFDIDEFYDPDPETPGKTYTRFGGFLDGIDGFDPEFFGISPREAVWIEPQQRLMLETVWEGLERAGYSPAALRGSRTGVFAGVAANEYAHLLSAEPIDKIEPYFITGNALNAISGRVAFALGLEGPAVAVDTACSSALVAVHQACQALHSGDCDLAVAGGVNVLLSPVTVIAASRARMLSPVGKCKTFDASADGYVRSEGCGILVLKRLGDAERDGDRVLAVIPGSAVNQDGASSGLTVPNGGAQQRLIGTALTRAGLAGGDVDYLEAHGTGTPLGDPIEVQAAAAAYGGSRDADRPLLMGSVKTNIGHTESASGAAGLIKVVLSLQHELLPQSLHFDTPSPHIPWDALPVRVVRESTPWQANGRPRRAGVSSFGFTGTNAHVLIEEAPARAGSPADPSDSAVVDTGGQPVTVLALSARSPEALVELARRYESWLSVHPDVDLADVCLTAGTGRSHFEHRAALVVDSVEGAREGLAELAENRLRPGVVRGEHTHLPTTAWLFTGQGSQYPGMARELFDTEPVFAETVTRCADAIKDLLPRPLLEVLFATDRESGEALRHTSFAQPALFAVEMGLARLWQSWGIEPDVVLGHSVGQYAAACVAGVFSIEDGARLMAERGRMFGSLPEGGRMVAVFNDAKHVEQIAGEFPRVSVGAYNGPNTVLSGPADDLEQIVARFSDEGIRCTWLETSHAFHSELLDPVLDEFESYAAQLEFAAPTLPLVCNRTGAVLTAQTPLDAGYWRRHSRQPVQFAESVRTVAALGCSVVMEIGPQPVLTAAAVQVWPEHLAAPRAIVSLRKGVGDRRQIADALAMAYIGGHRPDFAALHRHARRGLELPTYPFQRRRFWPKSSGIAVDGPAVSGILGSAKDLASGDSVYTSRLSVKSQPWLCDHVIYGTVVVPGATYAAMALAAVGTPVRAKDVFFYEPIILPEKSSREVQLTLHPQEDGDGWKFQVHSRQYGERGAEWSLNAEGAVISGVDDEPEAEEADPVDEAIEQLNRMRPQELFETFADLELAWGPTWSGSLKSLWLGEGEAIGDIVVGEELAEQLGAEPMHPVLMDLCTGVAFPAFPALLAAEQGVNDLFLPLRYGQVTLREKMPRRFYCRAKWHTSALDAETQVFDLEYLDRDGRQLGGIRDFTVKRAPREALLRGLGGDATRLLYSLGWHEVPAPAPDEEAAVFNGTWLIAGFDELAANVPGCIPFDRNTDPELLGQLLAQAHERGLPFSGVVWRSAAPNRAESSAQGAARIETEIANLLSAVHTVQTGQVKLPGGLWIITERAVATESGEPVDPVQAALWGFGRTTINEEPGLRCRLVDCDGSEEAVRALAGLLATPVDEPELALRQGKLLASRLLPWARSGHLTVPRSSDYVLAPTERGAIDNLRLTQAEVPAPDEGYVQVRVEAAGLNFRDVLNVLGLYPGDPGPIGGDFAGTVTQLGSGVTGLEVGQRVYGFMQGAFASRFNVPAQLLAPIPSGVSAVAAATIPAAALTVRLAFDWARVQPGDRVLIHAASGGVGLAAIQMAQRCGATVFATASTYKRATLRNLGVKYVYDSRTTDFADQILADTDGAGVDVVLNSLTNEGFLEATVRATARNGRFAEIAKRDIWTHAQMAEVRPDIAYEIVALDTVTFQEPERIRGLLTEVSEGLGKGEWTPLPAEIYPLTEARAAFRRMQQARHIGKIVVQIPNPLQPRADRTYLITGGLGAIGLHTASYLAQLGAGDIVLTSRRGPDADAQRLIEEIAERYKCRIHVFAADVGDESEVAKLLERIRAGLPPLAGVAHLAGVLDDALLSAQSLERFRTTLAPKAFGACHLDRLTRDDELDFFIVSSSVSSLFGSPGQSNYATANALLDGLVAQRRAQGLPATGVNFGPWAQGGMASSEAAIANITAQGLIPLEPSAALSALGEVVANGTGQATVLKANWQRAAKVLGSSRPPILDLVLPIAVGEVTGDSELLKQLMEVPVPQRAGFVTEFLQREVQNFLRLAQPPAATSRFLDLGTDSLMAIELRNRLHSQFGGKFTINATAVFDYPTIGGLAEYLVAQLPDAESAADASPESVAAPESPESPAEEPQSVTEPESGQSGPPERRLVG from the coding sequence ATGGCATCCGTGGAAGATCTGAGAGAGCAGACCTCGGGTTTTGCAATCGTCGGCTATGCCGCCCGTTTTCCGGGTGCTGCGGATGCGGACGAGTTCTGGGATGTGTTGCGCGACGGTCGGGATGCGATCTCCGAGGTACCGCAGGACCGCTGGGACGTCGACGAATTCTTCGACCCGGAACCCGGCGCACCGGGCAAGGTGGTGACCCGTCGCGCGGGTTTCGTCGACGACGTGACGGGCTTCGACGCGCCGTTCTTCGGTATGTCGACGCGCGAGGTCAGATTGATGGATCCGCAACACCGGATCTTGCTGGAGACGGCATGGCGTGCCGTCGAGCATTCGGGCACCGCGCCAACGGCGCTGGCCAACAGCAACACTGGCGTCTTCGTCGGTCTGGCCACCCACGACTACCTCGGAATGGCTTCCGACGAGCTGACTTACCCCGAGATCGAGGCCTACATGGCCATCGGGACGTCGAGCGCCGCCGCGGCGGGCCGGATCAGCTATCGACTGGGGCTGCAGGGTCCCGCGGTCGCCGTCGATACGGCGTGCAGCTCGTCGCTGGTGGCCATCCATCAGGCGTGCCAGGCGCTGCTGTTGGGAGAATGCGACCTCGCGCTGGCCGGCGGTGCGAACGTCCTGCTCACCCCGGCGACCATGATCACCTTCTCCAGCGCTCACATGCTCGCGCCGGACGGCCGCTGCAAGACGTTCGATGCGGCCGCGGACGGCTATGTGCGCGGCGAAGGATGCGGCGTCATCGTGATCAAGCGCCTCGAGGACGCGATTCGCGACGGCGACCGGATTCGGGCCGTGATCCGCGGCAGTGCGATCAACCAGGACGGTGCGTCGGGTGGATTGACCGTCCCGAACGGCGTTGCCCAGCAGCGGGTCATCGCCGAGGCGCTGAAGCGCGCCAACCTCGAACCCCACGACGTCGGGTATCTGGAGGCACACGGCACCGGGACATCGCTGGGTGACCCCATCGAGGCCCAGGCCGCGGGCGCGGTGCTCGGCGCCGGGCGCGAAGCCGGCCAACCACTGCTGATGGGCTCGGTCAAGACGAACATCGGTCACCTGGAGGCGGCCGCGGGAATCGCCGGTGTAATCAAAGTCATTCTCTCGCTCGAGAACGAGTTGCTGCCGCGGCACCTGCACTTCGAGAACCCGTCGCCGCACATTCCCTGGGATCGGCTGGCGGTGCAGGTGGTCAAGGAGGCCACGGCCTGGGAACGCAACGGGCGCCCGCGCATCGCGGGTATCAGCTCATTCGGGTTCGCCGGAACGAACGCGCACGTCATTGTGTCCGAAGCGCCCGAGCAGGCGGCGCAGCCTCTCACGGCACCGGTCCCGGTCGAGCAACCCGGGGGCCGGCGGTTCAGCGTTCTTCCGCTCTCGGCGCGAACGCCCGCCGCGCTGGTGCGGCTCGCCGATGAATACCGCAGCTGGATGAGCGCACACCCGGAGGCCGGCCTGGCGGACGTGTGCCTCACCGCCGGGACGGGGCGCGCACACTTGGAGCACCGCGCCGCGTTGGTGGTCAATTCGCGAGAATCCGCGATGGAGCTACTCGGCGCACTCGCGGACGACCGCCCCGCACCGGGCTTGTTCCGCGGTGAATCTCATGACACACCCAAGACGGCCTGGCTGTTCACCGGTCAAGGCAGCCAGTACCCCGGCATGGCCCGGGAGTTGTTCGACACCGAGCCGGTGTTCGCCGAGACGCTGAGTCGTTGCGCCGCAGTGGTCGCCGATGTTCTCGAAAAGCCGTTGATCGAGCTGATTTTCGATATGGACAGCCCGGACAGCGAAGCGACGCTGCGGCAGACGTCGTACGCGCAGCCCGCGTTGTTCGCGGTCGAGATGGGACTGGCCCGTCTTTGGCAGTCGTGGGGCTTCGAACCAGACGTCGTGCTGGGCCACAGTGTCGGACAGTATTCGGCGGCCTGTGTCGCGGGCGTGCTAGGTCTCGAGGACGGCGCCCGGCTGATGGCCGAACGCGGCCGCCTCTTCGGAAGTTTGCCCGCGGGCGGGCGGATGGTCGCGGTGTTTGCCGCCGCCGATCGGATCGAGAACCTGACCAACGAGTTCCCGAGTCTGTCGGTCGCGGCCTACAACGGTGCGAACACCGTATTATCCGGCCCCGCAGGGGATCTGGAGAAGGCGGTGGCTCCGCTGGCGGCCGACGGTGTCCGGTGTGACTGGCTCGACACCAGCCACGCATTTCACTCGGCGCTGCTGGATCCGATTCTGGACGAATTCGAGTGGTATGCGGATCAGTTCGAATTCGGTACACCACAACGGATTCTGATCGACAATCGCACCGGCGTCGCGCTCGGCCGCAGCGTGCGCCTCGATGGCGCGTACTGGCGCCGTCACGCGCGTCAGCCGGTGCAATTCGCCAAGAGTGCGCACACCCTGGCCGAGCTCAATTGCAAGGTATTGCTCGAGATTGGCCCGCGGCCGGTGCTCGCCGCCGCGGCCCTGAGTGCCTGGCCCGACCCGGCCACCGCGCCGCGGGCGATCACGTCGCTGCGCCGGAACACCGCCGACCATCGACAGATCACCGAAGCCGTTGCCGAGGCGTATGTCCTGGGCCACCTGCCCGATTTCGACACCTTCCGGCGGCCGCATGCGCACAAACTCGACCTGCCCACCTATCCGTTCGAGCATCGTCGGTACTGGTTCCGCGACAATCAGGAACCGGTCGGCCAACAACCGCAGCTTTCCGCGCGTACCCAGGCCGTCCGCCTTCTCGAGGACGGCCGGATCGAGGAACTCGCGGCCCTGCTCGGGGGTGCACGCGATCATCGGACCCTGAAGGTGCTTACCAAACTTGCCGCACAACACAACCAGGAACGGACCACCCAGTCCATCGCCGACGACCGCTACGAGATCCGTTGGGAGAACGCTACGGCCCGCCTGTCCGGTGCGGGAGTCGGCGAGGGGTCCAGCTGGCTTCTCGTCGGCGAGGACTCCCCGGCGCTTCGGCCGCTAATCGGCGAGCTCGTCGCCCGTGGACATCAGCACCGGTTCGTCGGGTTGCCGACGTCGGATGCCGACACCGAACAGCTCGCTGATGTATTGCGCGCCGCGGATTCGACACTACGTGTCGTGCTCGTCGCGGCGGTGGACTCCGAGGACGCCCCGTCGATGCAGTCGCTGTTGCGGATGCAACACCGGATCCTGGGTGGGACGCGGCGACTCTTCCGCGCGGCGGTCGCCGCCGATTTGCGCACCCCGATCTGGGTGGTAACCCGTGGCGCGCAGCGAGTTACCGACGCGGACACCGTGGCGCCGGAGCAGAGCTCACTGTGGGGCTTCGGACGTGCCGCGTCGCTCGAGCATCCGCAGCTGTGGGGCGGGCTGGCAGATCTGGCGCAGGCCGGCGCCGACGAGTGGGCTCACTTCATCGACGCGATAGCGACGCCGAGCGAGCTCAGGGAAGACCAGATCGCGCTTCGCGATCAAGGCGTCTACGTGCCCCGGCTGGTTCGGCGGGACGGTCAGCCGATCGGGTCGCCGCTGGAACTGCGCGATGACGCAACGTATTTGGTGACCGGCGGGCTGGGATCGGTCGGGCTGGAAATCGCCGGCTACCTGGCTGCACACGGCGCCACCCAGCTGGTGCTGACCAGCCGGCGCGCGCCCAGCGAGGCCGCACAGCAGCGCATCGATGCGCTCGGCGAACAGTATGGCTGCGAAGTCCGGGTCGTTACCGCCGATGTCGCCGACGCGCACGACGTCGCACGCCTGCTGGCAGGCGTGCAGGCCGAGTTACCGCCGCTGGCCGGCATCGTCCATGCCGCGGGCGAGATCGGTACCACGCCGCTGAGCAGCCTGGACTACGAATCCCATCAAGCCGAAGTCGACCGGGTCTTCGCTGGGAAGGTTTGGGGTGCTTGGTATTTGAGCCAAGCCGCGACTGATTTGCAGCTCGACTTCTTCATCACCACCTCGTCCATCGCCTCGGTGTGGGGCGGATACGGCCAGACCGCCTACGGCGCGGCCAACGCATTCCTCGACGGGCTGGCCTGGCGCCTGCGCGAGCAGGGCACCGCCGGGATCAGCGTCAACTTCGGACCCTGGTCGGCCGGCATGGCCGACGCGGAATCTCGTGCCCGGCTGGATCAGCGCGGGGTCCGGACGCTATCACCTGCCGATGCACTGGCCGGCCTGGCCGATGTCGTGGCCTCTTCGTCGGCTCAGGGTGTGGTAGCCCGGATCGACTGGACCCGTTTCCTGCCGCTCTATCAGCAAGCCGGCCGCCGGGCATTCCTGGCGGAGTTGGAGCGCGAGGTGCCCGATGCGGTGCCGGCCGTGCTGCCTTCTGGGAAAACACAATTGGTCGAGCGGCTCACGAGCGCGCCGGTGCAGCAGCGCAAGAGACTTCTGACCGATTACCTGCGCGAGGCGGTAGCGGAGATCACGCGCGTGGATGCCGCGGAGATCCGCGAGGACGCGGGGTTCTTCGACCTCGGCATGGATTCGCTGATGGCCGTCGAATTGCGGCGCCGCATCGAGCAGGGGGTGGGCAAGGAGATACCGGCCACCCTGGCGATGGACCATCCCCGGCTGTCCGACGTGGCCGACTATCTGCTCGACGAGGTGCTCGGGCTCAGCGGGCAAGCCAAGTCTGCGCCCCAGCCGGCGTCGGCGGTGACGACTCGCACCGACGAGCCGATCGCGATCATCGCGGTGTCGTGCCGTTTCCCCGGCGCGCCCGACCCAGAAGCCTTCTGGGAGTTGCTATCCGGCGGTGTCGATGCGATCCGGGAAGTCCCGGAGGACCGATTCGACATCGACGAGTTCTACGACCCGGATCCCGAGACGCCGGGCAAGACCTACACGCGCTTCGGCGGATTCCTCGATGGAATCGACGGGTTCGATCCGGAATTCTTCGGCATCTCCCCGCGCGAGGCGGTCTGGATCGAACCGCAGCAGCGGCTGATGCTCGAAACGGTATGGGAGGGGCTGGAACGCGCCGGGTACTCACCGGCGGCGTTGCGCGGCAGCCGGACCGGCGTTTTCGCCGGGGTGGCGGCTAACGAGTATGCGCACCTGCTGTCGGCGGAGCCGATCGACAAGATCGAGCCGTACTTCATCACCGGCAATGCGCTCAACGCCATTTCGGGTCGCGTTGCGTTCGCGCTCGGACTCGAAGGGCCGGCCGTGGCGGTCGATACCGCTTGCAGTTCGGCCCTGGTGGCCGTCCATCAGGCGTGCCAGGCCTTGCACTCCGGCGACTGTGACCTCGCGGTGGCCGGCGGTGTCAACGTCTTGCTCTCTCCGGTGACGGTCATCGCGGCCTCACGCGCCCGGATGCTTTCCCCGGTCGGTAAGTGCAAGACCTTCGATGCCTCCGCCGACGGCTACGTGCGCAGTGAGGGCTGCGGAATTCTCGTGCTCAAGCGGCTCGGCGACGCCGAGCGCGACGGCGATCGGGTCCTGGCCGTGATTCCCGGCAGCGCGGTCAACCAGGATGGCGCTTCCAGTGGATTGACGGTGCCCAATGGTGGTGCACAGCAACGACTCATCGGGACGGCGCTGACGCGCGCGGGCCTGGCAGGCGGGGATGTCGACTACCTCGAGGCGCACGGAACGGGTACCCCGCTGGGAGATCCGATCGAGGTGCAGGCGGCCGCGGCCGCCTACGGAGGTTCGCGTGACGCGGACCGACCGTTGCTGATGGGATCGGTGAAGACCAATATCGGACACACCGAGTCGGCATCGGGCGCGGCCGGTCTGATCAAGGTCGTGCTGTCGCTACAGCACGAATTGCTGCCGCAGAGCCTGCATTTCGACACCCCGTCGCCGCATATCCCTTGGGATGCGTTGCCGGTGCGGGTGGTGCGCGAGTCGACCCCGTGGCAGGCCAACGGCAGGCCGCGGCGCGCCGGCGTGAGTTCGTTCGGGTTCACCGGCACCAATGCGCACGTGCTGATCGAGGAGGCGCCCGCCCGAGCGGGATCCCCCGCGGATCCGTCGGATTCGGCGGTCGTCGACACTGGCGGGCAGCCGGTCACTGTGCTGGCGCTGTCCGCCCGATCACCGGAAGCGCTGGTGGAGTTGGCGCGGCGCTACGAGTCCTGGCTGAGCGTGCATCCGGACGTCGACCTCGCCGACGTCTGCCTCACCGCGGGGACGGGCCGTTCACACTTCGAGCATCGCGCCGCGCTGGTGGTGGATTCGGTCGAGGGCGCGCGCGAAGGCCTGGCCGAGTTGGCCGAGAATCGGCTGCGCCCCGGTGTGGTGCGTGGCGAGCACACGCACCTCCCGACCACGGCCTGGCTGTTCACCGGGCAGGGCAGCCAGTATCCCGGGATGGCGCGTGAATTGTTCGACACCGAACCGGTTTTCGCTGAAACCGTGACACGGTGTGCGGACGCGATCAAGGACCTGCTGCCGCGCCCGCTGCTGGAGGTGCTGTTCGCCACCGACCGCGAATCCGGAGAAGCGTTGCGGCACACGTCGTTTGCCCAGCCGGCGCTGTTCGCTGTCGAAATGGGGCTGGCGCGGTTGTGGCAGTCGTGGGGCATCGAGCCCGACGTGGTGCTGGGGCATAGCGTGGGCCAGTACGCTGCGGCATGTGTGGCCGGTGTTTTCAGCATCGAGGACGGCGCACGACTGATGGCAGAGCGCGGCCGGATGTTCGGCAGCCTGCCCGAAGGCGGCCGAATGGTGGCGGTGTTCAACGACGCCAAGCACGTCGAGCAGATCGCCGGTGAATTCCCGCGGGTGTCGGTCGGTGCCTACAACGGACCCAACACCGTGCTCTCGGGTCCGGCCGACGACCTCGAACAGATCGTCGCCAGGTTCAGTGACGAAGGGATCCGCTGCACCTGGCTGGAGACCAGCCACGCGTTTCACTCGGAGCTGCTGGACCCCGTGCTCGACGAATTCGAGTCGTACGCGGCCCAATTGGAGTTCGCTGCGCCGACGTTGCCGCTGGTCTGCAACCGTACCGGCGCCGTGCTCACGGCCCAGACCCCGCTGGACGCGGGGTACTGGCGGCGGCATTCCCGCCAGCCGGTGCAGTTCGCCGAAAGTGTGCGCACCGTGGCGGCCCTCGGGTGCTCGGTCGTGATGGAGATCGGTCCGCAACCGGTGCTGACCGCGGCGGCGGTGCAGGTCTGGCCGGAGCACCTGGCCGCACCGCGGGCGATCGTCTCGCTGCGCAAGGGCGTTGGCGATCGGCGCCAGATCGCCGACGCGCTGGCCATGGCCTACATCGGCGGGCACCGGCCCGATTTCGCCGCGCTGCATCGTCACGCCCGACGCGGCCTCGAACTGCCCACCTATCCGTTCCAACGCCGTCGCTTTTGGCCCAAGTCGTCGGGCATCGCCGTCGACGGCCCCGCGGTGTCCGGAATCCTGGGCAGTGCCAAAGATCTCGCTTCCGGCGACTCGGTGTACACCAGCAGGTTGTCCGTCAAGTCGCAGCCGTGGCTTTGCGACCACGTCATCTACGGCACCGTCGTCGTCCCCGGGGCGACGTACGCGGCGATGGCGTTGGCCGCGGTCGGTACGCCGGTACGGGCCAAGGACGTCTTTTTCTACGAGCCGATCATCTTGCCGGAGAAGAGTTCTCGTGAGGTGCAGCTGACGTTGCACCCGCAGGAGGACGGCGATGGCTGGAAATTCCAGGTGCACAGCCGCCAGTACGGCGAGCGCGGCGCCGAGTGGTCGTTGAATGCCGAAGGCGCCGTGATCTCCGGGGTTGACGACGAGCCGGAAGCCGAGGAGGCGGATCCGGTCGACGAAGCGATCGAGCAGCTGAACCGGATGCGGCCGCAGGAGCTGTTCGAGACCTTCGCCGACTTGGAGCTGGCGTGGGGTCCGACCTGGTCCGGTTCGCTGAAGTCGTTGTGGCTCGGTGAGGGAGAGGCGATCGGCGACATCGTCGTCGGCGAAGAACTCGCCGAGCAACTCGGCGCCGAGCCGATGCACCCGGTGCTGATGGACCTGTGCACCGGTGTCGCCTTCCCCGCGTTCCCGGCACTTCTCGCGGCCGAACAGGGCGTCAACGATCTGTTCCTGCCGCTGCGCTACGGGCAGGTGACGCTGCGGGAGAAGATGCCCCGACGGTTCTACTGCCGCGCGAAGTGGCACACCAGTGCGCTCGACGCCGAAACCCAGGTCTTCGATCTCGAATACCTCGATCGAGATGGCCGGCAGCTGGGCGGGATTCGCGACTTCACGGTTAAGCGAGCACCCCGCGAGGCCCTGCTGCGCGGTCTGGGCGGCGATGCCACCCGGCTGCTCTACAGCCTCGGCTGGCATGAGGTGCCGGCACCGGCGCCGGACGAGGAGGCCGCGGTTTTCAACGGCACCTGGCTGATTGCGGGATTCGACGAACTGGCCGCCAATGTGCCGGGCTGCATCCCGTTCGACCGGAACACCGATCCGGAGCTCCTCGGGCAGCTGTTGGCACAGGCGCACGAGCGTGGTCTGCCCTTCTCCGGCGTCGTCTGGCGCAGCGCCGCGCCGAACCGCGCAGAGTCCAGCGCCCAGGGCGCCGCGCGGATCGAGACCGAAATCGCGAACCTGCTCAGTGCTGTGCACACGGTCCAAACCGGCCAGGTGAAACTGCCTGGCGGACTGTGGATCATCACCGAGCGGGCCGTGGCCACCGAATCCGGTGAGCCAGTCGATCCGGTGCAGGCGGCGCTGTGGGGATTCGGGCGGACCACGATCAACGAGGAACCAGGGCTGCGTTGCCGGCTCGTCGATTGCGACGGATCCGAGGAGGCGGTGCGGGCGCTGGCCGGCCTGTTGGCCACGCCGGTTGACGAACCGGAACTTGCGCTGCGCCAAGGGAAGTTGCTGGCCTCGCGGCTGCTGCCGTGGGCGCGCAGTGGTCATCTCACGGTGCCGCGCTCGTCGGACTACGTCCTGGCACCCACCGAACGCGGCGCGATCGACAATCTGCGGCTGACCCAGGCGGAGGTGCCGGCGCCGGACGAGGGCTATGTGCAGGTCCGGGTGGAGGCCGCCGGCCTCAATTTCCGGGACGTACTCAACGTGCTTGGCCTCTACCCGGGTGACCCGGGTCCGATCGGCGGCGACTTCGCCGGAACCGTTACCCAATTGGGCAGTGGGGTAACCGGACTCGAGGTGGGCCAGCGTGTCTACGGCTTCATGCAGGGCGCGTTCGCCAGCCGCTTCAATGTGCCGGCTCAGTTGCTGGCGCCGATTCCCTCCGGCGTGAGCGCGGTGGCCGCGGCGACGATTCCCGCCGCGGCATTGACGGTCCGGCTCGCGTTCGACTGGGCGCGGGTGCAGCCCGGTGATCGCGTGCTGATTCACGCCGCCAGCGGTGGTGTCGGCCTGGCCGCGATCCAGATGGCGCAGCGGTGCGGTGCCACGGTTTTCGCCACGGCCAGCACCTACAAACGCGCGACGCTGCGCAATTTAGGTGTGAAGTACGTGTATGACTCGCGTACAACGGATTTCGCCGACCAGATCCTTGCCGACACTGACGGTGCCGGCGTCGACGTGGTGCTCAACAGCCTGACGAACGAAGGCTTCCTCGAGGCGACCGTGCGGGCCACCGCGCGGAACGGCCGGTTCGCCGAGATCGCCAAACGCGACATCTGGACTCACGCACAGATGGCGGAGGTCCGCCCCGACATCGCCTACGAGATCGTGGCGCTGGACACGGTGACCTTCCAAGAGCCGGAGCGTATTCGTGGCCTGTTGACCGAGGTGTCGGAGGGGCTGGGCAAGGGCGAGTGGACGCCACTGCCCGCCGAGATCTACCCGCTCACCGAAGCGAGGGCCGCGTTCCGCCGCATGCAGCAGGCACGGCACATCGGAAAAATCGTGGTGCAGATCCCGAATCCGTTGCAGCCGAGGGCCGATCGGACCTATCTGATCACCGGCGGGCTGGGCGCGATCGGCCTGCACACAGCGTCGTATCTGGCCCAGCTCGGGGCCGGCGACATCGTGTTGACTAGCCGGCGCGGCCCCGATGCGGACGCGCAGCGCTTGATCGAGGAGATCGCCGAGCGCTATAAGTGCCGCATCCACGTCTTCGCCGCCGACGTCGGCGACGAGTCTGAGGTCGCGAAGCTGCTGGAGCGCATCCGCGCGGGACTGCCGCCGCTGGCGGGTGTGGCCCATCTGGCCGGCGTGCTCGACGATGCACTGCTGTCCGCCCAGAGCCTGGAGCGATTCCGAACGACGCTGGCGCCCAAGGCGTTCGGGGCTTGCCATTTGGACAGGCTGACGAGGGACGACGAGCTGGACTTCTTCATCGTGTCCTCCTCGGTGTCCAGCTTGTTCGGTTCGCCGGGTCAGTCCAACTACGCGACCGCCAATGCGCTGCTCGACGGTCTGGTCGCGCAACGACGGGCGCAAGGTCTGCCCGCCACCGGGGTCAATTTCGGTCCCTGGGCTCAGGGCGGGATGGCCTCGTCGGAGGCCGCGATCGCCAATATCACTGCGCAGGGCCTGATTCCGCTGGAACCGTCGGCGGCGCTGAGCGCGCTGGGCGAGGTTGTCGCCAACGGAACCGGGCAGGCCACCGTGCTCAAGGCCAATTGGCAGCGTGCCGCGAAGGTGCTGGGCAGTTCGCGTCCACCGATCCTCGACCTCGTGTTGCCCATCGCCGTCGGGGAAGTGACGGGCGACAGCGAGCTGCTCAAGCAGCTGATGGAGGTACCGGTGCCGCAGCGCGCCGGCTTCGTGACCGAGTTCCTGCAGCGCGAGGTGCAGAACTTCCTGCGGCTCGCGCAACCGCCGGCCGCCACCAGTCGGTTCCTGGACCTGGGCACGGATTCGCTGATGGCGATCGAACTGCGCAACCGATTGCACAGTCAGTTCGGCGGCAAGTTCACGATCAACGCCACCGCGGTATTCGATTATCCGACCATCGGGGGGCTGGCCGAGTATCTGGTGGCTCAGCTGCCCGACGCGGAGTCGGCGGCAGACGCGAGCCCGGAATCGGTTGCGGCACCGGAGTCGCCGGAATCGCCGGCGGAGGAGCCGCAATCGGTGACGGAACCGGAGTCGGGGCAGTCAGGGCCGCCCGAACGTCGACTTGTCGGGTGA